Proteins from a single region of Leucoraja erinacea ecotype New England chromosome 25, Leri_hhj_1, whole genome shotgun sequence:
- the tfip11 gene encoding tuftelin-interacting protein 11, whose translation MSMAHLYGKDGTDDEVEMERFEISDWDLENEFNPDRVRHRQTKEDAIYGMWAENDSDDERPSFGGKRSKDYTAPVNFISAGLRRTTDEENEKEKDSDESDEEKVKREEFQKEFAPQKLKTGGFFKSHSKGFGGGYRTNQEIGTWEKHTKGIGQKLLQKMGYVPGRGLGKNAQGIIAPIEAKMRKGKGAIGAYGSERTEQSLKDFPIVDSDEDADEEFLKEMSQWRKDPTGGKKKPKYNYKTVEELKAKGTTSLGRKMATPQTELSQVKVIDMTGKEQKVYYSYSQITQKHDIPDDVQSLGKDAKSEGFSLPELEHNLELLIEMTEQEIIQNDRQLQYEKDMVINISHENEKLSEVLEHEGKIIDKLSHILQIVEDCEKRLQPSCENPLTLEECANIFEMLQEKYFEEYKMFDLAELSIAVVFPLLREYFKAWNPLQDNEYGLEVMSKWRKLLERDQLQHGGCDMLSMDPYHRLMWEVWMPSARNIVSQWLPRNCAPMVDFLENWMPVVPLWILDNILEQLVFPKLQREVESWNPLTDTVPIHAWIHPWLPLMQMRLEPLYSPIRNKLSNALQKWHPSDSSAKLILLPWKDVFTPGSWEAFMVKNIVPKLGMCVSEFVINPHQQHMDAFHWVMDWEDMISPSSLIGLLEKNFFGKWLQVLCSWLSNSPNYEEITKWYLGWKSMFSDQVLAHPTVKEKFNEALDIMNRAVTSTVGGYMQPGARENIAYLTHTERRRDFQYEAMQERREAENMAHRGIGVTSTSIPMNFKDLIQAKAEEHNIVFMPLMGKRHEGKQLYTFGRIIIYIDRGVVFVQGEKTWVPTSLQSLIDMAK comes from the exons ATGTCGATGGCACATCTGTACGGGAAGGACGGCACCGACGATGAGGTGGAGATGGAACGATTTGAGATCTCGGACTGGGACCTGGAAAATGAGTTCAACCCGGACCGTGTCCGCCACCGGCAGACAAAGGAGGATGCGATCTACGGCATGTGGGCCGAGAACGACTCTGACGACGAGAGACCCAGTTTTGGGGGGAAACG CTCCAAAGATTACACAGCTCCGGTGAACTTCATCAGCGCTGGACTCCGTCGAACAACAGATGAGGAAAATGAAAAAGAGAAGGATTCCGATGAATCTGATGAAGAGAAGGTTAAAAGAGAAGAATTTCAAAAAGAGTTTGCACCACAGAAATTGAAAACT GGTggcttttttaaatctcattcgaAAGGATTCGGAGGAGGATATCGGACAAACCAGGAAATCGGCACCTGGGAAAAACACACAAAAGGGATTGGACAGAAGCTGTTACAGAAGATGGGTTACGTGCCTGGTAGAGGTCTTGGAAAGAATGCCCAAG GTATCATAGCACCAATTGAGGCAAAGATGAGGAAGGGGAAAGGAGCAATCGGTGCTTACGGGTCTGAACGAACAGAACAGTCACTGAAAGACTTTCCTATCGTTGACTCGGATGAGGATGCTGATGAG GAGTTCCTGAAAGAGATGAGCCAATGGCGAAAGGATCCCACAGGTGGAAAGAAGAAACCGAAGTACAACTACAAAACGGTGGAGGAGCTGAAGGCAAAGGGAACAACAAGCCTAGGCAGGAAAATGGCTACACCGCAGACTGAACTCTCACAAGTCAAG GTTATAGACATGACGGGAAAGGAACAGAAAGTGTATTACAGTTACAGCCAAATAACCCAGAAGCACGACATTCCTGACGATGTGCAGTCACTGGGCAAAGATGCCAAGTCAGAGGGGTTCTCCCTCCCAGAGCTGGAGCACAATCTGGAGCTGCTGATCGAGATGACGGAGCAGGAAATCATCCAGAATGATCGCCAGCTGCAGTATGAGAAGGACATGGTCATCAACATCTCCCACGAGAACGAGAAGCTCTCGGAGGTCCTAGAGCACGAGGGGAAGATCATAGACAAGCTCAGCCATATCCTGCAGATCGTGGAGGATTGcgagaagagactgcagcccagCTGCGAAAACCCATTGACattggaagaatgtgcaaacataTTTGAAATGTTGCAGGAGAAATATTTTGAAGAGTATAAGATGTTTGACCTGGCGGAACTTTCCATTGCTGTTGTATTTCCACTGCTGAGAGAATACTTTAAGGCCTGGAATCCTTTACAG GATAACGAGTATGGTTTGGAGGTCATGTCTAAGTGGCGGAAACTTCTGGAACGAGACCAACTGCAACATGGAGGTTGTGACATGTTGTCTATGGACCCGTACCACag GTTAATGTGGGAGGTGTGGATGCCGTCCGCACGTAACATTGTGTCCCAGTGGCTGCCCAGGAATTGTGCTCCCATGGTTGATTTCTTGGAGAACTGGATGCCTGTGGTCCCTCTTTGGATATTGGACAATATTCTTGAACAATTGGTTTTTCCTAAACTACAGCGTGAG GTTGAAAGCTGGAATCCCTTGACGGACACAGTCCCGATCCATGCCTGGATCCACCCCTGGCTGCCTCTAATGCAGATGCGCCTTGAGCCACTATATTCTCCCATCCGCAATAAGCTTTCCAATGCATTGCAGAAGTGGCATCCCAGCGACTCGTCTGCAAAACTGATCCTGTTGCCCTGGAAAGATGTGTTTACACCAGGATCCTGGGAAGCCTTCATGGTTAAAAATATTGTTCCAAAATTAG GAATGTGTGTGTCTGAGTTTGTAATCAATCCGCACCAGCAGCATATGGACGCCTTCCACTGGGTGATGGACTGGGAGGACATGATCTCACCATCTAGCCTCATCGGATTGCTTGAGAAAAATTTCTTTGGAAAGTGGTTGCAG GTGCTGTGTTCGTGGCTCAGTAACAGCCCAAATTATGAAGAGATCACAAAATGGTACCTGGGCTGGAAGTCCATGTTCTCGGACCAGGTCCTGGCCCACCCGACCGTCAAAGAGAAGTTTAATGAAGCCCTGGACATCATGAACCGTGCTGTCACCTCCACAGTTG GTGGCTACATGCAGCCAGGAGCTCGAGAAAACATTGCCTACCTGACCCACACGGAACGCCGGAGGGACTTCCAGTACGAGGCCATGCAGGAGCGGCGTGAGGCTGAGAACATGGCTCACCGCGGCATCGGAGTCACATCAACCTCCATCCCCATGAACTTCAAGGACCTGATTCAGGCCAAGGCTGAAGAGCACAACATCGTCTTCATGCCTTTGATGGGCAAACGTCATGAGGGGAAACAGCTCTACACATTTGGGCGGATCATCATCTACATTGACAGAGGGGTTGTGTTTGTACAGGGAGAGAAGACTTGGGTGCCAACGTCACTTCAGAGCCTCATTGATATGGCTAAGTAA
- the srrd gene encoding SRR1-like protein gives MAAGPANGGWETVGKRRAKRREAGGRTAERPSVCEGDKVRHRLQETVEELRSSEFWAICRESVQRAVNKYRTTPKAPASSCSPDVGAAKVLEDQKDDIDLCQTTLDLVCYGIGNFSDSVASRYQLALLFLLLETLQIPQVSCLLFDPLFTEWEKSFLKDCGMVVITENEEGKRPINRPTLFYMVHCGKALYNNLLWRNWSPQQLAQTILIGNSFKGIEERSPARILQRDYTYISSILAVTEEAAFPDSNRYLDVFNDTSIHQFPREKLDAKPKEFWEGAAEPMYQQCEDLEIIQNG, from the exons ATGGCGGCCGGCCCGGCAAACGGAGGCTGGGAAACGGTCGGCAAGCGGAGAGCGAAGCGGAGAGAGGCCGGTGGGCGGACGGCAGAGCGGCCGAGCGTGTGTGAGGGGGACAAGGTCCGGCACAGGCTGCAGGAGACGGT AGAGGAGTTGCGGAGTTCAGAATTCTGGGCCATTTGCCGTG AATCAGTCCAGAGAGCGGTAAACAAATACCGCACCACTCCAAAGGCACCAGCGTCAAGTTGCTCACCGGATGTTGGAGCTGCCAAAGTCCTGGAGGATCAGAAGGATGATATAGATCTTTGTCAAACCACTCTCGATTTAGTATGTTATGGGATTGGAAACTTTTCCGATTCGGTTGCATCTCGCTATCAGTTGGCCCTGCTCTTTCTGCTGCTCGAGACTCTACAG ATCCCTCAAGTGAGCTGCCTTCTCTTTGATCCGTTGTTTACAGAATGGGAGAAGAGTTTCCTGAAGGACTGTGGGATGGTGGTGATCACAGAAAATGAG GAAGGAAAGCGGCCCATCAACCGACCGACCCTCTTCTATATGGTTCATTGTGGAAAGGCTCTCTATAACAACCTTCTGTGGAGAAACTGGTCACCACAGCAACTTGCCCAAACCATTCTTATTGGAAACAGTTTTAAAGGGATAGAGGAGAG GTCGCCAGCAAGGATACTACAGAGAGACTACACGTACATCAGTTCT ATATTGGCAGTGACCGAAGAGGCAGCATTCCCTGACAGCAATAGATATCTGGATGTATTTAATGATACCTCCATTCATCAGTTTCCTAGAGAAAAACTGGATGCAAAGCCCAAAGAGTTCTGGGAGGGTGCAGCCGAACCAATGTACCAGCAGTGTGAGGACTTGGAAATAATCCAGAACGGCTGA